In Synergistales bacterium, the following proteins share a genomic window:
- a CDS encoding homoserine dehydrogenase: MRIGLIGFGNVGQGLLRIFRRKQRKLEQRYGFAPRVTFIADPIMGTVHDPEGLDLGEILDRLDGEGHIKSHRQAVKRESLDLIASGDADLIVEATVTNLETGRPGLTHIRAALERGVHVVSTNKGPVAVALPELLETARNNRAAYRFEGVVMSGTPAINLAEDALAGCDIHRIQGIVNGTTNYILTRMEEGMGFDQALKKAQELGYAEADPTGDVEGWDAAVKVAIMSTVLMESPCTVRQVKMEGIEHVTLERVNEARERGNRLKLIAELVRLDGEVSAQVSPRELPVSHPLAAVKDAVNALTFSTDHLGDVTIMGPGAGRVETGQALLTDILAVHRSWGNPGA; encoded by the coding sequence ATGCGTATCGGACTCATCGGATTCGGCAACGTGGGGCAGGGGCTGCTCCGGATCTTCCGGAGGAAACAGCGGAAGCTGGAGCAGCGGTACGGCTTTGCGCCCCGGGTGACCTTCATCGCCGACCCCATCATGGGCACCGTCCACGATCCCGAAGGACTCGATCTGGGTGAGATCCTGGATCGTCTGGACGGCGAGGGGCATATCAAAAGCCACAGACAGGCGGTCAAGCGGGAGAGCCTGGATCTGATTGCAAGCGGCGACGCCGACCTCATTGTGGAGGCCACCGTCACCAACCTCGAGACAGGCAGACCCGGACTGACCCATATCCGCGCCGCGCTGGAACGCGGCGTCCACGTGGTCTCCACCAACAAGGGGCCCGTGGCCGTTGCGCTGCCGGAGCTGCTGGAGACGGCCCGGAACAACCGTGCGGCCTACCGCTTCGAGGGCGTGGTCATGAGCGGCACACCGGCGATCAACCTGGCCGAGGATGCCCTGGCCGGCTGCGACATCCACCGTATTCAGGGGATCGTCAACGGCACGACCAACTACATCCTCACCAGGATGGAGGAGGGGATGGGTTTCGACCAGGCCCTCAAGAAGGCCCAGGAGCTGGGCTACGCCGAGGCCGATCCCACCGGCGACGTGGAAGGCTGGGACGCCGCCGTCAAGGTGGCCATCATGTCCACCGTCCTGATGGAATCGCCCTGTACGGTCCGCCAGGTGAAGATGGAGGGCATCGAGCACGTCACCCTCGAACGGGTCAACGAGGCCCGGGAGCGGGGGAACCGCCTCAAGCTCATCGCCGAGCTGGTCCGTCTGGACGGCGAGGTGAGCGCCCAGGTGTCGCCCAGGGAGCTCCCCGTGAGTCATCCTCTCGCGGCGGTCAAGGACGCCGTCAACGCCCTGACCTTCAGTACCGACCACCTCGGCGACGTGACCATCATGGGCCCCGGCGCCGGCAGGGTGGAGACCGGCCAGGCCCTCCTGACGGACATCCTGGCCGTTCATCGGTCCTGGGGGAATCCCGGGGCATAA